The following are from one region of the Sandaracinus amylolyticus genome:
- a CDS encoding DUF4303 domain-containing protein, whose product MADAISAATRAAVTELFRERLGERFYYCALITTGDAVAPVLCAWSEEALEATARRLSTGSTSRDELMREIRWSYADSRYYAYGEAHFDVARSLWSRLGRLDSRDPAAWERGFKMRLDAMVAAIKQLDAEGLSGVGEARRSIVVNVECMPPDRGDVERAMDLNPPEALTEWLAEAAESEEST is encoded by the coding sequence TTGGCCGATGCGATCTCAGCGGCGACGCGCGCCGCTGTCACCGAGCTCTTCCGCGAGCGGCTGGGCGAACGCTTCTACTACTGTGCACTGATCACGACCGGAGACGCAGTCGCTCCTGTTCTGTGCGCGTGGTCCGAGGAGGCCCTCGAGGCCACCGCGCGCCGCCTCAGCACCGGCTCGACGTCGCGCGACGAACTCATGCGTGAAATCAGGTGGTCTTATGCGGATTCGCGGTACTACGCGTACGGCGAAGCTCATTTTGACGTTGCACGTTCCCTCTGGTCCAGGCTCGGACGATTGGACTCTCGTGATCCGGCCGCATGGGAGCGTGGCTTCAAGATGCGGCTCGACGCGATGGTTGCGGCAATCAAGCAGCTGGATGCCGAAGGTCTGTCCGGCGTCGGCGAAGCGCGCCGGAGCATCGTTGTGAACGTCGAGTGCATGCCGCCCGATCGGGGGGACGTCGAGCGCGCGATGGATCTCAATCCACCCGAAGCTCTCACCGAGTGGCTCGCGGAAGCGGCGGAATCGGAAGAGTCGACTTGA
- the pqqE gene encoding pyrroloquinoline quinone biosynthesis protein PqqE, whose translation MTDPHRPFTLIAELTYRCPLRCGHCSNPLDWAQRRDGLDTASWSRVFAEAAELGVVQVHLTGGEPLLRRDLPTLIAAAHRLELYTHLVTSGVPLSRERLCALRDAGLDAMQLSLRDADDTRADRIAGARVAAHKREVAAWARHLDIPLTINVVLRRDNIDGVDASIALAEELGADRLELASTQYLGWALVNRRALLPSHAQIARARASVAAARARLAERMEIVFVLPDHHAGAPRACMDGWARRFVVVSPDGLVLPCQAAHTIPTLRFERAGADRSLREIWRSSPALDAFRGEAWMPEPCRGCERRAIDHGGCRCQAYHLTGDAGATDPACARSPMHHVVTSALDGAPALVQLRTRR comes from the coding sequence ATGACCGATCCACATCGACCGTTCACGCTGATCGCGGAGCTCACGTATCGATGCCCGCTGCGATGCGGGCATTGCTCCAACCCGCTCGACTGGGCGCAGCGCCGCGACGGGCTCGACACCGCGTCGTGGTCGCGCGTCTTCGCCGAGGCCGCGGAGCTCGGCGTCGTCCAGGTCCACCTCACCGGCGGCGAGCCGCTCCTGCGGCGCGACCTCCCGACCCTGATCGCAGCAGCCCATCGACTCGAGCTCTACACGCACCTGGTCACGTCCGGTGTTCCACTCTCGCGCGAGCGACTGTGCGCGCTGCGCGACGCCGGTCTCGACGCGATGCAGCTCTCGCTGCGCGACGCCGACGACACGCGCGCCGATCGCATCGCCGGGGCGCGCGTCGCCGCGCACAAACGCGAGGTCGCGGCGTGGGCGCGACATCTCGACATCCCGCTCACGATCAACGTGGTCCTCCGTCGCGACAACATCGACGGAGTGGACGCGTCGATCGCGCTCGCCGAAGAGCTCGGCGCCGATCGCCTCGAGCTCGCGAGCACGCAGTACCTCGGCTGGGCGCTCGTCAATCGACGCGCGCTGCTGCCTTCACACGCCCAGATCGCACGCGCGAGAGCGAGCGTCGCCGCAGCGCGAGCGCGTCTCGCCGAGCGTATGGAGATCGTGTTCGTGCTGCCCGACCATCATGCCGGCGCACCGCGCGCGTGCATGGACGGCTGGGCGCGCCGCTTCGTCGTCGTGAGCCCGGACGGGCTCGTGCTCCCGTGTCAGGCCGCGCACACGATCCCCACGTTGAGGTTCGAGCGCGCAGGAGCGGATCGATCACTCCGCGAGATCTGGCGCAGCTCACCCGCGCTCGATGCGTTCCGCGGGGAGGCGTGGATGCCCGAGCCGTGTCGCGGCTGCGAGCGTCGCGCGATCGATCACGGCGGATGTCGCTGCCAGGCGTACCACCTCACCGGAGACGCCGGCGCGACCGATCCCGCGTGCGCGCGCTCTCCGATGCACCACGTCGTGACGAGCGCGCTCGACGGCGCGCCCGCCCTGGTGCAGCTGCGCACGCGCCGCTGA
- a CDS encoding NUDIX domain-containing protein, with protein sequence MERETLGVVVARFQTPELHDGHRHLLEVVQSRHPRLLVVLGTPRTYVPTAKNPLDFATRREMVRARHPLALVAELPDCRDDAMWSRALDTIVAHHAAVGEAVLYGSRDSFMRFYSGVHRCEEVDPIEDLSATALRLEAVTHPATTGDFRRGVIYSATTRPPVVYQTVDVAITDGDKRRVLFAAKREDAGLLRFLGGFVLPGDESLEAAARREAIGESGGLEIGAPIYLGSARIDDWRYRTGPDRITTALFVAPYLFGRATGADDVDENVWVSEHDVTSGAISARLVPEHRGLGEMLATHLRARR encoded by the coding sequence ATGGAACGCGAGACGCTCGGTGTGGTGGTCGCGAGGTTCCAGACACCGGAGCTCCACGACGGCCATCGTCATCTCCTCGAGGTCGTGCAGTCGCGCCATCCGCGGCTGCTCGTCGTGCTCGGAACGCCGCGCACCTACGTCCCCACCGCGAAGAACCCGCTCGACTTCGCGACTCGACGCGAGATGGTGCGCGCTCGTCATCCGCTCGCGCTCGTCGCCGAGCTGCCCGATTGCCGCGACGACGCGATGTGGTCTCGCGCGCTCGACACGATCGTCGCGCACCACGCGGCGGTGGGCGAGGCCGTGCTCTACGGATCACGCGACAGCTTCATGCGCTTCTACTCGGGCGTGCATCGGTGCGAGGAGGTCGATCCCATCGAGGACCTGTCCGCGACCGCGCTGCGCCTCGAAGCGGTCACGCACCCCGCGACCACCGGCGACTTCCGGCGCGGCGTCATCTACTCCGCGACGACACGTCCTCCGGTCGTCTATCAGACCGTCGACGTCGCGATCACCGATGGCGACAAGCGTCGGGTGCTCTTCGCCGCGAAGCGCGAGGACGCCGGCCTGCTCCGGTTCCTCGGCGGGTTCGTGCTGCCCGGAGACGAGTCGCTCGAGGCCGCGGCGCGGCGCGAGGCGATCGGTGAGTCGGGCGGACTGGAGATCGGCGCGCCGATCTATCTCGGATCGGCGCGAATCGACGACTGGCGCTATCGCACCGGGCCCGATCGGATCACGACCGCGCTCTTCGTGGCACCGTATCTGTTCGGGCGTGCGACGGGCGCCGACGACGTCGACGAGAACGTGTGGGTCTCGGAGCACGACGTGACGAGCGGCGCGATCTCCGCGAGGCTCGTCCCCGAGCACCGAGGACTGGGTGAGATGCTCGCGACGCACTTGCGAGCACGGAGGTGA
- a CDS encoding helix-turn-helix domain-containing protein, producing MKPTARFTGLELSEADRELLRARGRGSHRERLTARQWRRIRTLLLLDEGMSVRATAIAVGGYPREVSRVAKRYAERGLDAALSDDPRPHPERKLDSAQEAAIVAMVCGPPPEGHARWTVRLIAEQVVKRGVVDEIGRETVRVTLASHGLKPWREKNVVRPRRR from the coding sequence GTGAAGCCGACTGCGAGGTTCACAGGGCTGGAGCTGTCCGAGGCAGACCGCGAGCTCCTTCGCGCGAGGGGGCGCGGTAGCCATCGGGAGCGACTCACGGCCCGCCAGTGGCGTCGGATCCGCACGCTGCTTCTCCTCGACGAGGGCATGTCGGTCCGAGCCACGGCGATCGCAGTCGGGGGTTACCCGCGAGAGGTTTCGCGTGTCGCCAAGCGCTATGCGGAGCGAGGTCTGGACGCGGCGTTGTCTGATGACCCGCGTCCGCACCCGGAGCGGAAGCTCGACAGCGCGCAGGAGGCCGCGATCGTCGCGATGGTCTGCGGCCCACCGCCCGAAGGGCACGCGCGATGGACCGTGCGGCTCATCGCCGAACAAGTCGTGAAGCGAGGTGTCGTCGACGAGATCGGTCGCGAGACGGTCCGGGTCACGCTCGCGAGCCACGGCCTCAAGCCGTGGCGGGAAAAAAATGTGGTGCGTCCCCGCCGTCGATGA
- the pqqD gene encoding pyrroloquinoline quinone biosynthesis peptide chaperone PqqD gives MRPRLARKARLRRDPITGEPLLVAPERGLLLSPTAARIVGLCDGERTLAAIIDVLARGHDRDRVARDVHVFLDALTQRGLMTWDRR, from the coding sequence GTGCGCCCGAGGCTCGCGCGCAAGGCTCGACTGCGTCGCGATCCGATCACCGGCGAGCCCCTGCTGGTCGCGCCCGAGCGAGGGCTCCTGTTGAGCCCGACCGCCGCGCGGATCGTCGGGCTCTGCGACGGTGAGCGCACGCTCGCGGCGATCATCGACGTGCTCGCGCGCGGGCACGATCGCGATCGTGTGGCTCGTGACGTCCACGTCTTCCTCGACGCGCTCACCCAGCGCGGCCTGATGACCTGGGACCGTCGATGA
- a CDS encoding DUF1456 family protein yields the protein MIHNDVLRSVRHMLNVSELTIATIIELGGLEVPLSEVAGYLLKEDEVGYRACPDAVMAHFLDGLIIYRRGRNETIAAKPIETQVTNNTVLKKLRVAFELKESDMLAIMQDAQLPVSKHELSALFRSPGHGNYRPCGDQFLRRFLRSLTNRVRG from the coding sequence ATGATCCACAACGACGTCCTACGCAGCGTTCGGCACATGCTGAACGTCAGCGAGCTCACCATCGCCACGATCATCGAGCTCGGCGGGCTCGAGGTCCCGCTCAGCGAGGTCGCCGGTTACCTCCTCAAGGAGGACGAGGTCGGCTATCGCGCGTGTCCCGACGCCGTCATGGCGCACTTCCTCGATGGGCTGATCATCTATCGACGCGGCAGGAACGAGACGATCGCAGCCAAGCCGATCGAGACCCAGGTCACCAACAACACGGTGCTGAAGAAGCTGCGCGTCGCCTTCGAGCTCAAGGAGAGCGACATGCTCGCGATCATGCAGGACGCGCAGCTCCCGGTCTCGAAGCACGAGCTGAGCGCGCTTTTCCGCAGCCCCGGGCACGGGAACTACCGCCCGTGTGGTGATCAGTTCCTGCGGAGATTCCTCAGGTCGTTGACGAACCGCGTCCGCGGGTGA
- a CDS encoding nicotinate phosphoribosyltransferase yields MEGSNLLLGTDSYKVTHWRQYPPGTTRVSSFLESRGGVYPSIVFFGLQYLLDRHFAGVVVTEERIAEAREICAAHFGDATLFHEEGWRHILDVHGGRLPVEIRAVPEGTVVPVSNVLTTIENTDPRVPWLTNYLESLLLQVWYPCTVATQSREMRRTISAYLEKTGTPSLVDFKLHDFGLRGSTSLESSAIGGTAHLVSFKGTDTIPALVLARRHYGEPMAGFSIPAAEHSTITSWGRERESSAYRNMLEAYPRGLVAVVSDSYDVFRACEQLWGQELRDRVLARDGTLVVRPDSGHPPEVVCRVLEILGTAFGTTVNAKGYRVLDPHVRVIQGDGIDPAMIVEILSAMAERGWSADNVAFGSGGALLQKVHRDTQKLAIKASAVEIDGQWRPVMKDPVTDPGKRSKSGRLALVRESGVLRTVPRGAADDLLEPVFRDGEILRRQTLSDIRRRALEG; encoded by the coding sequence ATGGAGGGCTCGAATCTCCTGCTGGGCACCGACAGCTACAAGGTGACGCACTGGCGGCAGTATCCGCCGGGCACGACGCGCGTGAGCTCGTTCCTCGAGAGCCGCGGTGGCGTGTATCCGTCGATCGTGTTCTTCGGTCTGCAGTACCTGCTCGATCGCCACTTCGCCGGTGTGGTGGTGACCGAGGAGCGGATCGCCGAGGCACGTGAGATCTGCGCCGCGCACTTCGGTGATGCGACGCTGTTCCACGAGGAGGGCTGGAGACACATCCTCGACGTCCACGGCGGGCGCCTTCCGGTCGAGATCCGCGCGGTCCCCGAGGGCACGGTGGTGCCCGTCTCGAACGTGCTGACGACGATCGAGAACACCGATCCTCGCGTCCCGTGGCTCACCAACTATCTCGAGTCGCTGCTCCTGCAGGTCTGGTATCCGTGCACCGTCGCGACGCAGAGCCGGGAGATGCGCCGCACGATCAGCGCGTATCTCGAGAAGACCGGCACTCCGTCGCTCGTGGACTTCAAGCTGCACGACTTCGGCCTGCGCGGGAGCACGTCGCTCGAGTCCTCGGCGATCGGCGGCACCGCGCACCTCGTGAGCTTCAAGGGGACGGACACGATTCCAGCGCTCGTGCTCGCGCGGAGACACTATGGTGAGCCGATGGCGGGATTCTCGATCCCCGCCGCCGAGCACAGCACGATCACGAGCTGGGGCCGTGAGCGCGAGTCGAGCGCATACCGCAACATGCTGGAGGCCTATCCGCGCGGCCTCGTCGCGGTCGTCTCCGACAGCTACGACGTGTTCCGCGCGTGCGAGCAGCTCTGGGGTCAGGAGCTGCGCGATCGCGTCCTCGCGCGAGACGGCACGCTGGTGGTGCGTCCCGACAGCGGTCATCCGCCCGAGGTGGTCTGTCGTGTGCTCGAGATCCTCGGCACCGCATTCGGCACCACGGTGAACGCGAAGGGATATCGAGTGCTCGATCCCCACGTGCGCGTCATCCAGGGCGATGGGATCGATCCCGCGATGATCGTCGAGATCCTGAGCGCGATGGCGGAGCGCGGGTGGTCCGCGGACAACGTCGCATTCGGGTCGGGTGGGGCGCTCCTGCAGAAGGTGCACCGCGACACCCAGAAGCTCGCGATCAAGGCCTCTGCGGTCGAGATCGACGGTCAGTGGCGCCCGGTCATGAAGGACCCGGTGACCGATCCCGGAAAACGATCGAAGTCGGGCCGGCTCGCGCTCGTGCGTGAGTCGGGCGTGCTCCGCACCGTGCCGCGCGGGGCGGCCGACGACCTGCTCGAGCCGGTGTTCCGCGACGGCGAGATCCTGCGCCGACAGACGCTCTCGGACATCCGTCGTCGCGCGCTCGAAGGATGA
- a CDS encoding IS630 family transposase, with translation MEDVLELYARKHDEREPVVCLDERPVPLRDAARDGTAMSPGKIARVDYEYVRRGTANIFCIIEALTGRRLTHATRDRAGPSFAKALKRIARRYKRARTIHLVVDNLSTHSEKCLIDALGPQQGRALWRRFTVHFTPKHASWLNAAEMEVSLVVRECLGRRRIGDLATLRHEVSAWNRRADRKRRGINWTFRVADARRVFRYAGLVTSRSRH, from the coding sequence ATGGAGGACGTGCTCGAGCTGTACGCACGCAAGCACGACGAACGAGAGCCCGTCGTGTGCCTGGACGAGCGCCCTGTGCCGCTGCGCGATGCGGCGCGAGACGGGACGGCCATGTCGCCGGGCAAGATCGCGCGCGTCGACTACGAGTACGTGCGGCGCGGAACAGCGAACATCTTCTGCATCATCGAAGCTCTGACCGGGCGACGGCTGACGCACGCCACGCGCGATCGCGCCGGCCCATCGTTCGCGAAAGCGCTGAAGCGGATCGCGCGCCGCTACAAACGCGCTCGCACGATTCATCTGGTCGTCGACAACCTGAGCACGCACTCGGAGAAGTGCCTGATCGATGCGCTCGGGCCTCAGCAGGGCCGTGCGCTATGGCGGCGCTTCACGGTGCACTTCACGCCGAAGCACGCGAGCTGGCTCAACGCCGCCGAGATGGAGGTGAGCCTCGTCGTCCGCGAGTGCCTCGGCCGACGCCGTATCGGCGATCTCGCGACTCTGCGGCACGAAGTCAGCGCGTGGAATCGCCGCGCAGATCGTAAGCGTCGCGGCATCAACTGGACGTTTCGCGTCGCCGACGCCCGGCGCGTCTTCCGATACGCCGGGCTCGTTACGTCACGGTCGAGACACTAG
- a CDS encoding HXXEE domain-containing protein, protein MDATRAQAAPDRTYWIPAISFLLHVMEELPRFPEWATRHFGATSMPWFVYSHIPLITAVLVVSSRASRSPAKMWAFLAVTLQLTLFANGIFHLATTILFDEYSPGLATAALLFFPGTLLVLQHALESGQVSRRGACRAAMLATLAMIGVVASLYLEADIEWDLGRGSS, encoded by the coding sequence ATGGACGCGACGCGCGCGCAGGCAGCTCCGGACCGCACGTATTGGATCCCGGCGATCTCGTTCCTCCTCCACGTGATGGAGGAGCTCCCACGATTTCCCGAGTGGGCCACCCGCCACTTCGGCGCGACCTCGATGCCGTGGTTCGTCTACTCGCACATCCCGCTGATCACGGCGGTGCTCGTCGTGTCGTCGCGCGCGTCGCGGTCGCCGGCGAAGATGTGGGCGTTCCTCGCGGTGACGCTCCAGCTCACGTTGTTCGCGAACGGCATCTTCCACCTCGCGACGACGATCCTGTTCGACGAGTACTCGCCCGGTCTCGCGACCGCGGCGCTGCTCTTCTTCCCGGGCACGCTGCTCGTGCTGCAGCACGCGCTCGAGTCGGGGCAGGTGTCGCGGAGAGGCGCGTGCCGCGCGGCGATGCTCGCGACGCTGGCGATGATCGGGGTCGTCGCGAGCCTCTACCTCGAGGCCGACATCGAGTGGGACCTCGGGAGGGGGTCGAGCTGA